In the Silene latifolia isolate original U9 population chromosome 1, ASM4854445v1, whole genome shotgun sequence genome, agaggccaagacctctccaaaggaggaataacaaggaaagcagaaatattgggagtgggatactcagtttcagtaacccaatcatcaactgcacacgtgagaggtatgacttattataaatttcattttatttttcactaacaagTGAAATATGCAGGGCAAAGagagaaaccaaaagactcaccagcaacgcaagcctcatgatttaaatatgccaagtcaggacccacagaattggtcctgaaaaacatgtacccagcagcccagcctttatcatggcCGATGTCCAAGTtgctcaaaagaggagtagtagacgccctgaccttaaaacttatacggccaggactatttgttttaacagcataacaagccttcaaatcatcgagagaaaaagaaatattgtgtttttttacagagattctcaatggaacacacaaccttccacaccattggcattaactGATAGGATGGAACACCAATCttcttaataacctcaaccataagaggagaaaaaggaagcttataACCTTCCCTGAAAGTCCaatcatgaatacagaaccaaccaggacaagcccagtcagccctgatgGGAGAATTCCCAGGGATctagacttcagcatcagcaggaatgatccccttatccttcaaaatcttctcaaactcaggcttcaaacggtttgcaggaggaatattgagatcatctccaatggagaatcactcggcttactgattgtgggagatggagcagcagaagaagtaggtagattttcagaagaagtttcctcaggattctgaggaggaggggttgcaggaaccgctgcgctggtagacttcttttttgtagccattatttgaaagattatggAAAATTGATCGAAGATTGAAGAAGTTGGGAATTAAGAGAAATGAAGAGAAAGAttattaaagagagaaataagaagagttgctttggtgagttcaacttaatgaagcacgcaggtatttataatggagaagattagggtttcagccgcaaaggaagtggataatcattaaggaagttgcagtaaatattaCACGCGTCATCaactgcagtaaaatagccgttacaggaaactgactaggcaaaacttaaccgttgggtaattttACTAAAAATAAAGTTACCTCCTCATTTATTCGTCTTGGCACActgcaaataaggagataagaggcaattgttaggcctggaaatccgcagaccttcctgatcagtatctcatctaaacctgactgccaggccgtCAGGGTGTCAagctatcaggacacatgaagataggcgtcaggccatggagaggacaacggtcaaaatatcaggacgatattagaccatatacgcgtattataaaggaattatatacgcgACATTAAGtgagaagatctcgcagtaaatgcaataattaagggaggaataattagcaattattacAGTCAATAATGAAGAATAATCCGCATTCATTACCatatcaggcagccgttcaagattgAAGATTATATAAGGAGCACTTTGAAGATGTTGGAATCATCTCGTTCTCACACAAGAAGAAGCACACATTTACATACGcaatacatagagaaatataagcattgtTATTATCATACAATAATTCTCCCAAActatatagtgaaatcctctcctggcttggtgcccgtggttttttcccatttaaagtttttccacgtacaaaatactttgtcttattattgttatcgttattttATTTACAGCTTTATATTGTACCCTaacgacctgaccaacagactacctagagctagttaaccttacacaactctaccctggcctgatttcgccttgcgcaaaatccacacaaaacactcGGTTTTGTGACGCTATCTCCTCCCAAACGTCTTCCTGAATCAATGCCAATTAGACTCCCCTTTCACCCGCCCCTCGTTGCTCCCATTTGTCTGCCTACCGCTACCTGTGTAGCTGGGCCCCTCCCCCACAACATTCTTTTAAAATCAATGTAGATGCGgccttctcctcttcctctttgGTTACTAGTATTGGGTGTATTATTAGGGATTCTATTGGTTCGGGGTTGGTCCAACTGTTTGATTTCCCCTAACCCCTTTATTAGCAAGGTCCTTGCTATTAGAGAAGGGATACGTTTTCCTATTCAGTCCACGGGTAAATTTGTGATTTCCTCTGATTGTATCAATGTCGTTAATGCTATCTTGAGAAATGACTCACCCTGTGGCCCATATACTAATATTTTTATTGAGTGTAGGGAACAATTACAGGGCTCACCCAACATGGAGCTCGTGTTTGAGAAAAGAGAATCTAATAAGGTCGCGGATGCGCTTGCTAAATTTTCCTTCAAGGATGAAAGTCATTGTAATGGATGTTTTACTTGGGCTCATGCCCCTTCTTTTGTAACTAAACTTTGTACTATTGATTTCTTAGCAGCATGTACGCCCCTTAATCCCGACCCCCCTCCGTGATGTAATTCAAACCTTTGCGTTTTTTTAATATATGTTCTTTTTGTCCAAAAAAAAAGTAATACCTACACAATGAAGATATCGACTTAATGTTAAACATCAAAATATATTGGCACACTAGAtcctaaattaattatttgtaatgTCTAAGTCATAAAAAATCAATCCAAATAAACTATATTAGGATAGACTAGGGATGGTCAAACATTTGCGCCAACCTGGCCTGCCCTGCCCCACCCCGTCCTTCAGGTAGATTTTTACTCAACCAGTGTTAGGCCCAGCCTGACCGTAAAAAAGTAGGGTCGAGCCCGGTAAAACAAATCCAATCTGACCCGACCCTAATTTTTGATATTATTTGAAAATAATGTTGAATGATGACCCGGATAAGGCAGATTACGAGCCGACGACCTCCATCAGGCCCGTCCTGCCCTGATCGAGCCTGTGTTTTTCAATCTGGTCGACCTTGGACTGAAATTTATAAACTCTCATTTTTAAGTCTATGATAATTAACatttaatttcattaaattaaataaactagTTAACTAAAGTGTGTTTAGCATTAATAACCATCAATGGTTAAGGTTATAATATTATTTTGAAGATAAAATACTTGATTATCTTATACTGCAtacattcaactccacactacacttATTCCATTtccatccattcaactccacactactaCTTTCCTTATTTGGCAAATAAATACCCCCTTTTATCCTAATACAAACCCattatttacacaaaatgccacTCTTGGCCCACCCTAATTCTCCATCAAAACCCACCCTAAACTAACAATTAACCCAATAACATAGtttaacccaacccaacccactaATCACTCTCTCCAAAAAAAGAAGGCCCACCCATCCAACCCCATAATACCgttaaaaaaaaaacccaatcATCAACTTTCTCATTCTCTCAAGTACTCACATTTACCCTCATtttctcccttatctctctaacTCTCCAAAATCTTCCAcctcaaaccctaatccctttcatCTTCTCCCTCTCTAAACTGCCGCCTCTATCTTCTCTCTTATTTTCCCTcttattttctctctaaaatatcCTCAAATTTGCTTCTTTAGACGTTATTTCCTCAAATGGTTCCTCATTCACAAATCTTGCTTCAGTAATCTTCATCTTTCTTGTTTGATTTACATGGATCATCCACATGCAAACTGTTCAAAATATTGTTTGCAATGTGTCCTTGCTTGGTATCGTCTCGGTTCCTCATGCAACGAATTTGAAGATGAAGAACCAGTGACCGAGTCACCTCCTCTTGACATTCTTGTACCTGATTCCCTAGATCTGAATGATTTAGGGACTGAAATTGCAGAGACGGAGTTTGATGATCCATATTTCTTTGTTCCTAATACACCTGAGTACGATGACATCTCCGATGTTAATGATGGTTGCATATCTGCTGGGAAAAAGGTTAAAGAAGTTGATTCTGCTCCTGAATCAACTAGCACAATTAAATTCTGGAACTATACCAAGAGATTCTTAGCAAAACTTGAAAAAAGAAAATGGGTTGATGATGGTTGTATTACTTGTATATATTCTGGGAAATCGCCTGAAAAATTTGAGCCACTCCCTGAAACACGAAGCTCATTTAGAATGAGACAGTATGAGGAGAGATTCTTGGCAAGACTCAATAAATCGTCTAAATAGGGAGGTATAATTCTGTCTCTCAAACTTTTATGCTCTTTTTTCATACTCTATTGCAACTGCTTTCTTATTTTTCTATCTGTTTGGGCATGTTTGTTGTAATTTAAGTTGGGGTATAAGTTTTATAGTTGTTATCTTGCCTCTATTGTGTAatggtttgtttgttgttgggATTAGTCGTTATGTTGCCTCTATTGCTACTGGTAAATTGCCTCTACTGTTAGTTGTTATATTGCCTGTATTGTACTGGTTTATGGTATGCTGTTGTTGGGGTTCAGTTAGGTGTTGCAGTTGGTTGATGATGTTGTTCATTGATTATTTTAGGCTTTGTCTATTGTTTTTGCTTTGTCTACTGGTTTATGATATATTGTTGTTGGCGTTCAGTTGGGTGTTGCAGTTGGTTGATGATGTTGTTGATTGATTATTTTAGGCATGATTGTTTATGTTGTCCTCAATGAAGGTCCCAAATGGACAGAGAGGTTGTAGTGATTGTATAGCTCAGTGATGAATGTAACTTAATGGTTTGAGAGTAGTAgctattttttaaaaaaaatttgaagGCAAGGGGCCATTTAGTTGAAGTAGTCTAGCCACCACATGGTCAACCAATGAATGAGTGTGTGTGCTTACCGATTTAAATTGCAGTAATAGCTCAATGATGAATTTACCTGAACTGGTTTGAGAGCTGTATTTGTTGTTGGCTTAATCATTACTGTAATTTAATGGACATAACATGGTCTACCTTCATTGAGTGCGTGTAGGAGGCATTACTACTTTACATAACTCAATGATGAGGCTAATTAGGCCTGAGAGTTTATGTAATTTTCCATTGCTGAATTAAGATGTGTAATTTTTGTTGTTTATAAACCTCGGTGATGATGAACCTTAATGGTCTGAGAGGTGGCTCAGTGATGATATACCTTAATGGTTTGAGAGCACTTTTAAGTTTATACATTTACAAAACATGAGTGGCCATTTTATTGAAGTAGTTAAGCCATCATATACAAAACAAATGAATGTGCGTATGTGTGTGTTAAACCATTTAAATTGCAGTAATAAGGCATACACAAGTAATATCAGTCACTTTTTTTGCCTATATTATTACTGTTATTTCATGGACTTGACATGGTCTACCTTCATTTGTGTGTGTGCAGGAAGGCTTAATACTTGCCACAACTCAGTGATGAGGCCAAATAGGCCTGAGAGTTGATGTCAGATTGCAGTTAATTGAACTGCCTAGCATATGAACTGTAAACAGAACTTAACTTGAAACTGAAAACTGAATTCCTTAACAAGTTGCATTGCATTAGATTGTCTTGCATTACATACAAGTTGCATTGTTCATAATTTGATTACAAGTTAAACATTTCTTAGTATAGAAATTTGTATACTCTAAACAAATTTCAAAAACAGTGAACATCCTAATTCAGTATTTAGATATTCTGAACTACTAATGCTTGAACATTGTATCCTAATTCACCCATCAAGTACTCTAAACCTTCTGTTTGACCTATTCCTTCTAAATACCCAATGCATTCTCTTACCAAGTCTTCACTAACCTCCAAATTTCTTGGTAATATGCCAAGGGCAGCAAGCATACCCTTCTTCGTATGTGGGATTGCAAAATCATTATGTCCCTTACTTTTTATAATCTCAACCATAACTGATTGTAATGTTAGGAAAATATTGTTGAGTTTTATATGAGTATAATTAACAAATGATTGCATGACTGAATTGCATAGTTCATCAACTGATTTTGCTGCTTGTTTGGATAGTAAGGACTGTAATGCCCTAAAATATCCAAGGTCATTAACGTTTAAATCTGGTGAGTTAGGAGGTTGGAAAATTAACTCAATCTTGAAACCATCTGAGTTTGCAACAACCATGAATTCTGGATCATTGTTCTTTATATGAGGTCTTGCATTATCTTGTTGAATGGAAATGTGTTTACTTGATCCTTTAGGCCATTTAGTTTTGATATTTGGTATGACTTATTGTATGATGCATTCTCTTGTTACTTGTTTTGTAATAGAATCAATAGGCTTCGTCTCCAAAGTTCTCCTTGGCCTGTTTCTACTTGCCCTTGCTTCTGGTTGTTGTTTTGTGAAAGAAAACATACCAATTTTCCCATCAAAAAGTAACTCCCCATCCTCTGAATATATAGGCCTACTTACTGTACACATAAACATAACTTTTGTGATATACCTCTTGGATTGACAGCTCCTATATGGTAACTCTTCACCAGCAACCACATAAAACTTGTGACCATCATAAGTAATGTAAAACCACTTCTCATCCATGTGTATTATGTTGCTCATTTCTGCatatttgatttttgtgattgGCATTACATTTAAATCTACAAATTCTTGTACAACTTGTTCAACCACTAAGCATTTCTAAGCATGCTTCAATCTATTGATCTTGTTTGCAACATTGAGGTAAGGATGAAGGGGACTTGAATGTGGTTTCAATAAACCTCTTCACAAACCGATGAACGGACTGTCCCAACTGATACTCCCGTATTTTCTGAAACTCTAATCATGGTGTCTCTTTTACCCCACTCCAATGCTTTTATTTGCTCAATATCAGGTAGTATTTGTTTCCTATTCTTATTGCCCATTCTTTTGCTCTTAACATCTAATCCTACACCAACGGTTCTGGGTACTTTTGCAAGTTTCCAAATATTTGAGATTGTTCTACCTTTAACACCAAACTTCAGAGCTGCTACCTCCACATCTCCACCGGTCAGCTTACCCAGTTTTGATATCTGAAGCAAATAGATGGCCACTTCTTGCCTTGAATCTTCAGAAAGGCACTTGCCTCCCATTAAATGATGATGATGTAATTATTGGATCTTTTGGTTATGAAATTTTGGCTCAATGGTCTGTAATATTTTTCCTAGGTccttaatttttttttggatgaAAGATTCTGAGCAGTATTGTGTTTGTGTAATTTCTGGTGGTGCAAATTTTGGTGGGAGTATGTAATTATTTAGGGGAGATTTATCTATTTAGAAAGGACCCTACTTTGGACATGATGTTTTTTGGGGGAAAACTCTTAAAGAGACCTCATTTGGTGGGGTTTTTAAACTGTTGTAATTTTTGGTGGAAATTTTACCACCTAATTAGTTCTTTAATACAAAGTGCTTTTTCCTTAATAAAGCAGAATTTTGTCCAAGTACAtgtacttttattcattgttTATTTTGTTCTTAAAACTTGTGCAAAAAGGATAAGTGTAGtgtgaagttgaatggagggagtatatatatatatatatatatataggcgggatctcgtgagttggggtcttatggtgagttgtgagttggggaaatcaagggctgagattaaaagaaatcaagggctgagattaaatgataaattaaaaaaaaaaaaaggaaaaatcgaaaaatacaaaaCCAGCTGAAACATAAAACAAAAACTTCATTCAAacaatattctctctctctctaaatctctctacaaatcaaaaaCAGAGAAACTCAAAAATCAGAACGCCGACTATAGCAATCTCATAAAAAACctaataaaattacacaaaatcgttgatttttagctgcaatcgaattacaggtaatgtaaattcgttgatttttagtatGTTCAATCGTATTTTCGGAATTAATGTAAAAAACCTAATTAATGTAAAAATCGTTGATTTTTAgtgtaaattcgttgattttaattgaattgaatacttgattttactgttttcaggtataaaagatggacaacgaGATCAATAACAATGTTAGCGAAGAAATGAACTCGACAGTAAATATGGAAACAGGTAATACTGTTATTGATTCTTATCTCTTCATCCGCCGTTGTTTATAAAtaaattattgatttctatgtgtttctcagctgttattctgatattattatACTGTCTTgcttgtattagagtagaaaaagagaactgttattctgatattaatgtactattattagcctgagtgtttataaatcaattattgatttctatgtgtttctcagctgttattctaatattattgtactgtttggcttgtattagagtagaaaaagagaactgttattctgatattaatgtactattatatGCCTGAGTGTTTATAAAacaattattgatttctatgtgtttcaCAGCTGTTATtatgatattattgtactgtctggcttgtattacagtagaaaaagagaactgttattctgatattaatgtactattattgtaacaaGATCAAGAACATGATTATATTATTCGAtcattattgtgatattattgtaatattattgtgcGATTATTGTGCAGTAGCATGAAAATATATGCCTTGCAAAAGAGTAACATAATAAATACAGTATTATCTGTATGTAATAAAGTAGAATCAgagtactgttattctgatattactgtactattattgtaaaaagTAGAGAAATATGTTGATATTATTGTACCGTTATTCTGATATTACGCtactattgttgtgatattatttGTCTTTGTAGCGTGAAAATATACTACCGATAAGAGAGTAGCATAAGATAAAAACatttagtgttattgtgatgttattgattgtCGTCTGTTTCCCACCTGCTGTTATCATACTGTTGTTGTCACATTACTGCAATTTTGATCTCTCCCCCGtgctactgttattgtgatgttattgtgatTTTGTTGTCCAATGACCgtactcattatattaatttCTTGTCATGAGATCTTTCTACTGTgtctattgttgaagacaatgcGGTCTTAACTATTGGggattcttctaataacaatatatacACCAGCCAACCTGTTCGTAAGAAGAaaacgatgagtttgttccaACTCTTCATTACAAAGAAGACCCGGGGACCGAGCGATGGAAAGGGGTAAGGACTGAGAGAGTTATTTTACGCCTAAACgtggcatgttctttcttaccttggacgATGCAGTACAGTTCTACAGCATATATGCACTAGCTTGCAgatttgatgtgagaaggtacacaaatgcgCAATATAAGGGGGGGCGTCAGCGTCAAATCACTGGTCTGTAATAGACAGGGGTATAGGGATATGAAAAGAAAACTGCGACTTGAAGCAACAAATCACAAAGCTGGTAATTTGAGTACAGTAGAGAACAAAGACCGACGAATTAGACAGCCAAAGAAGCATGCTCTGACAAGGTGCGGCTGCAAGGCACACATGAGGTTGAGAACCTGTTAAAAAACAGACGAAAGACCGGCTGGGTATATTGTGGATGTCTTTGTAGACGTTCACAATCACTCCCTTTACTCTGTCAAAAACAGGGAGTTCCAGAAGCTCTCAAGGGACGTCCATGACTACATTAAGAGgaccattattgatcatactaagctcaacataggtccaatattgagcttcagaattctcaaggaatactcaaatggttatcagaatatcggggcctctttgctagacttcaaaaacttcaaacgaaatatcaagtgttacattggggataaggatgctagtatgttcattgggcatttcaaaatgctggctaaaacaaaggggttctattttgcttataatcaggatgagaacaaatgcttgacgaaggttatttgggctgataaggaagggataaacaactacaagttatatggagacacgatctcgtttgaccctactaatgggacaaacaaatatttcatggtgtttactcccttcaccggagtagaccacaacaagaagacggTAACTTTTGCAGCTGGGTTACTTGACTTCGAGAGTCAGCATTCATTTGAGTGGATTTTTAAAAATTCCTCGAAGCAATGGGGCAAAGAAAGAACCTCAATGTGTAATTACAGACCAGTGCCCTGGAATTAAAAAGGCATGCCCAAATGTCTTCAACCATTCTGTGCACAAgtattgcatgtggcacatcatgCAGAAAATGCCTGGGAAAGTGGGAAGGGCAATCTGCAATGATACGGAATTTATGACCGACATAAATGCCGTTGTGTGGAATGTCGACCTCGAACCAGACGAATTTGAACAGAACTGGAAAACTGTTATTGAAGCCCATGGTATGGAAAGCAACCGGTGGTTGAAGTATGTCTTTGCAATCAGACAAAAGTGGATACCGGCATACTTTCGGGATCTGCCTCTAGGTTGTTTGTTAAGAACAACCCAGAGATCCGAAAGTTCAAACAGCTATTTCAAGCGGTTTGAAAGCCACTTTGGAACCCTCGTCGAGTTCTGGATGAGGTACAATTCCGCAATAGAGCAGCAAAGGCATACACAAAGGATGATGGATAATGCCAATGAGCATAGTATGCTCGAGAAAGTAGGGCCGATGAAGGTAGAGATGCATGCATCCCTTGTCTACACACATCCTATCTTTGGGGACTTTCAGAATGAAGTCAAACATGCGATATGCAGCATGGGGGTCGGGGGGTTGACAACAGTAGGGGCTGTGGAGTACCATGACGTTCGTGATGGACTGAAGTACAGGAGCTTCCGAGTTGAATTTAACACCAAAACTAATGAGAGCAAATGTGCATGTAAGCTGTTTGAGAGGCATGACATTGTCTGCGTCGCCATATACTTGtgggtgtggaatggtaggcGGGTCCACAGGATACCCGACCCTTATGTCCttgctcgatggacaaagaaatccTACAGCCAACCGTCCgagatgaaaatggaaaggtgATAGAAGAGATTGATGAAGGCGACATCAAGAAAGCCgagatgtcaaaggtttggtttgAGATTTATGCAACTCGTCGGGGTGATGGACGGTTATGCTACGGTTAAACAGATGAAGCAACTCTGAGAAAACCCCGACACGATTCGGGGAGAACATCACAGACCAATCGAACCGAAAACTAAAAACCAGGAAATCGAGGCTCTTCTCGGCATCACAGCTTCAAATGATATTGACGTTCGACCGccaaacaaggccaagaataagggCAGTGGTAAAAGATTAAGGTCGTCGAAAGAAAAGGCCAAGAGCAAGCCACAAAAGAGGAAGCGAAGATGCGGTAATCGCAAGAAGTGGGTGAACCACAACAAGAGAACTTGTAATCTTCCATTTGCTTTGAAAGTCCCCCttcgatgacgatgatgaagaagaatcgaaacgaagaggtatgaatctggactaatactctcctattattctaatgttatcctcttattctacttttattcacCTATTATTCATGTGTTACTCGCTATTCTCACGCTTTGTGTTATTCTACTTTgctattctcgctattaatgtgttgttattttggaatagaaaatggatattctttgtggaaatggatagtgttctGCAATAACAAAGAGAGTAGTAGCTAAATTTAGTCTCTTTgctattctcgctattaatgtgttgttattctacttgctattaatattattctactttgctattctcgctattaatgtAGTTTGCTAAATACTAAGCAAAAATTGCAAACAATATGAATCGATGCATGAACTAACAAAAATTGCGGAATatgttatcctcttattctaCTTATTATTCCCTATTATTCCCGTGTTACTCTGCTATTCTCGTTGTTTGTTGTGTTATTCTACTTtttattctgctattaatgtgttgttattttggaatagaaaatggatattctttgtggaaatgAATAGTGTCTCGCAATAACAAAGAGAGTAGTCGCTAAATTTAGTCTCTTTGCTATTCtgcgctattaatgtgttgttattgtaCTGCTATTAATGatattctactgctattctgctattaatgtagctgctaaatactaagcaaaaattgcaggaatatgaatcagatgcatgaactaacaaagacaaaagagacgcaaaagacaGCGGCTACGATGAAGACCTCGCCTAAAAATGTCAAAGACTTTTACTATTAGTCATTGTTTGAATTACATTTTAACCTAAAATGTATCTTCTAGATAGTAAAGTGAGACctacattatatgagaattaatactagttactttaattttttttgttaatattatctgACTGTTTTTTCACAAACCGCCCATAAAAATAAAACTGCAATTACACACTACAATAATAGTTGAATAATAACAGattagtaatatttataaaaagcagttccacttttcagtttttattaaaaacagttacctaacctaatctaatataattacAGGAAAACTGTTAGTATTCCCCAGGcccctataaatactgctattgcgtggtttttaaaaaaaaaaacacacacacacactgaaTAAGTACAGAAAAACTGTTTTGTATTCCAGGAAAATCTCTGCATCTCCTCtgcaaaaggtaatttcttatctttttttttgttggtagacaggtaatttcttatctttctatactttattacagaaaaactgtttctattccccaagcccctataaatactgcaacttcgagtaaaaaaacaaacacacacactgaaaagtccattccaaaaaaaaactttatctcctctgcaaaaaggtaatttcttatctttctattctttatttttctttgatgTTTATTTTTCTTATCTATCAACACTATACTCTATGCTACGGAAAAGGTAATTCTCTTTCTTCTGCTTTGGTttgcttttaatttg is a window encoding:
- the LOC141656565 gene encoding uncharacterized protein LOC141656565, whose protein sequence is MDEKWFYITYDGHKFYVVAGEELPYRSCQSKRYITKVMFMCTVSRPIYSEDGELLFDGKIGSSKHISIQQDNARPHIKNNDPEFMVVANSDGFKIELIFQPPNSPDLNVNDLGYFRALQSLLSKQAAKSVDELCNSVMQSFVNYTHIKLNNIFLTLQSVMVEIIKSKGHNDFAIPHTKKGMLAALGILPRNLEVSEDLVRECIGYLEGIGQTEGLEYLMGELGYNVQALVVQNI